Genomic window (Vulpes lagopus strain Blue_001 chromosome 6, ASM1834538v1, whole genome shotgun sequence):
ACCCCAGGCTCCGAAGAGCTCAAGGGGGCTCCTCAGCTCCCAGCGGAGACCTCAGGAAGCTCGTGGCAGCTGTGGCCAGCTAACAAGTGACCTGCTCCAGCCGGTGACCTTTGGAGGGCTGAGGGCGGGTGCACACGGCTGACATGAAGGGGGCTGCTGGGGCGCTGCCTGCACCCCCACAGGGGCCCAGAGCTCAGGCGGCGGCGCTGCAAGGTTCCCCTCTGGGACGCACTGAATGCCTGCGGTCTGCCCACCTGGGCTCGCTCCCGCTTGCCCTCCAGACAAGCACACGGCTTGGCTGTGTGATCCCGGAAACCTGTGTCACCCCGACTGGTCACGCCAAGCGTTAGTGTTCAGAAGTCAAGACAAAAGGACAGTCAGAGCCAGACGTGTACTGGTCACCACCGCTCGGTGGCTACTGGATACGTTTATTACTAAACTGCTCCAGCCGGCCACACCACCATGGGACAATGCACGTGCCGTAAAAGTTCTCTGTTCTGAGTACTTTGGCTCATTTTAAATagcaggatttaaaaaataaaaatgtacacaaCGCTGGCTGTCAGATGTTGGGTCACCGTGGAAATCAGCTGAGCTGAAGGCTTAGAAAcataaaagtacagaaaatacttctccttcctcctttcggGCGTTGACTTGGTGGCTGTGGATGCGGGATGGGGCCGCGGCTGCCTTTGCCTAAAACAGCTGGATCATCGAGTCTCTTGATTTGCCGACACCAACCCATTTCACTGGAAGGGAAAGGGAGGCTCAGCCCCGGGTGTGGGGGCCGAGGGCAGGGTGGTGGCGGGGGCACGGGCACCCACCTGCCACTCCGATGTGATTCTCCACGAACCGGATGTAGTTCTGGGCCTGCGGGGGGAGGTCCTCCCACTTCCTGGCGCCCGTGGTGTCCGCCTTCCACCCAGGCAGTGTTTCATATTCGACTTCGACCTTCTGTAGTATCTCCTGGTTCGCTGGGGAgacagaggggggcgggggggacccatGTCCTGAAGACCTGGTGCCCATtcggcaggggtgggggtagcTGCTCGCCCTATTTGGCCAAGTGGCCCTGTTTGGTCTTCAGGGGGGTGGGTGAGGTGGTTCTGGGACATTGGCGTACCCCTTCCAGACCAGGGGACTCATCCACCCCGGACACGGATCTGCCAAGTGCTGGCTCAGCTGCGGAATTCCATGGACCCcactgggaaattttttttttttaacatttaatttatccatttatttagagATCTCTCTCTCATGAGCATACGGagcaaggagcagagagagagaatctcctgCAGACCCTGCCCTGAGCACCGAGCCCGAGGCAGGGCACGATCTGCGGACCCGAGagcatgacccaagccaaaatcaagagttggacgcttaacgggctgagccacccaggtccacCCCCCTGGGAAATTCTGAAGGTCCTGAAGCGTGAAGGGATCTGTGTGTCCTGTTCCCAGGGCAAGGACCCTGCTGCAGCCGGGACTCCGTGGCTCCCAGTGGACGCCACCCATCCCTCACTGATGGAAGGCGCTGGGACAAGCGGTCCTACTGCCAGCGTCCTCACTGCGTGCTCCCTGGGCCCCGGATCCCGGGGGTCACACCACCCCCCTGCTGTGCCTTCTCAAAGGTCAGGGGTCAGCAGGGCCGGGGACACGGGTCGACAGGACACATGCAGGTCCTGCAGCCAAGCGGCACTGGTGGTTCTACGTGTGCACTCGGGGAGCATGAGCGCGGCCGCCCCATGGCCGTGGGTAGGAAGTGGCTGGGGCGGGCGTCGAGGTGCGTAAGGAACTGGGCCATCCAAGGAAACATGACCTGCGTGCTTTTAAAGAGGGGACGTGCGGTAGCCCACACCTGTCCAGGGAGCTTCCAGCGTGCCCCGGAGGTGGGCCTTGGTAGCACATAAGcgtccctggggcctggggttaGCAGGGGGCTGGCCTCCACCTGCCACCCCAGGTGTGTCTGTCCCTCTGAGCCCCttccctgggctgccccacagccAGCCggtccccactccacccccatgggagggaagaagggggctCCCCACAAGCACTCACTCTGCATACTTCCCGTGCAGACCGGTCCCTTCTCAGAAAAGCCACCGTACCCCGTACCCCGTACCTGGGAAATAGGGGATCCTCTTCCCGTTCAGCTTGTATGAGACGCCGACCTTCACCTCGTCCAGGGCATCCAGGATGTCCAGTTTCGTTAAGGCCAGCCTGTCCCCAACCAGCAGACGGCCACCCACTGGAGAAGCTGGGGGCGGGCTGGCCTTCTACCCTTGCGTCCCCCCTGCTGTTTACGGCCACCGGGAAATGCAGACAGCAGCCCCAGTGACAGGCAGGTGGAGGGGGCCCTCACCTCGGGTGCCCCCATGGGACCCTGCTCCCACCCCCCTGGCCCTGTGGGCCCTGCGATGGGGCTGCATTCAGCTCCTCTGTGGCCAGCACCCCCAGGGACACGCAGGGACTGTGTCCAGCCCCCGGTGGCAGCGACAGCGGCCGCCTCCGCCAGTTCTTCCTGGCACGGGCTctgagcccagggcctcatcctgtcCTTCCTCCCGTCCAGGCCAGGCCTGAAAAGCCTCGCAGGTGGGTCTCTGTGCTGCCTGAGCCCGTGGGGGCGATGCCACCCTGTCCTCCGCTTTGCCGTGGCCTCCGCGCTCAGAGCGCAGCCTCTCTGGCACCTGCTCACGGTGTGGGGACAGTGTCTCCCTCCGGCCGCCCAGCGCCCAACCTGGGCAGACCTAAGGGAGGTCTTGGCAGTCGGGTCCGGCCAAGCCCAGCGACGTCCCACTTAGAGGGCGTCGTGTCCATGAGGACAGCTGCGCTGCGTAGGCCGTCACGCCAGGTTCCTCTCCCTCCCGCGATGGCCGGCGTTAACCTCCTGCAGGTGCCAGGACGCCCTCTGGCCGCCTGCTGTCGCCCTCCCCACAGGTGCTCAGGAGCAGATGGCAGGCCAGCTCCGATGTCACCCCCGTCGGCCCCACCGTGGCCCCCCCGCCACAGCCCGTGCTGGGAGGGCTGCTTACGCGGTAAAGCCGTTGACCATGTGAGCGTATCTGAGAATCATCAGGTCCAACCAGCCGCAGCGCCTCTTCCTGCCCGTGGTCACCCCCCACTCGTGGCCGCGGCTCTGCAGCAGGTCCCCGATTTCCTGCGTGACGGCGGCAGAGCAGCGAGGTCCACCGCGGCATGAGGGGGGGCCTGAGCCTGGcgtttctctctgtgcctccccctcccctcctcccctcctcctcctccctcccccctcccccttccctccccctctcccttctcctctctcctctcctcctcctgctgtctAACCCTcttcccccccttccctctccctctcccccctgggGACTGTTGGATGCTGTACCCCCTGACAAATCCTTCCTCGTGCCTGGCCTCCCCCGTCCCCACGTCCCTGGCAGGTGTGCCCTCAGCCGAGGCTCCCACTGGTGAGGCCGTGCTGACCAGCGGGGTCCCGTGTCCTTGAGCGCCTCCTCCTGGACACGTGGAGGACCCGGCCCTGGGGACTGCCGCCTCCTGCCTCCCGGCTATGGCCCATAGCCCGTGCAGGTACGTGAGGATGGGGGGGCCGGCCCCGTAGCTCAGCTTCAGGGGCAGGTGTGTGCTTGTTTCTGGGTGAGGCCCCgtccctgcccctgctgcccctgccccgaCAGCCACGGGGTGTTCTGGATGCGGCGCCCTTCCCTCCCCACGCCGGCCTCACAGTCCCCGCTCAGGACATGACCTTGGGCCCTTGCTGAGGAAAGGCGGCCAGCGGCACCCTGAGGGCTCCCCGAGCTGCCCGCATGGGGTGCTCTGAAGGGCTGGTCCCCGGGGCTTCCCGGGAGCTTCTGTGGCACGCGACCCGGCGGATGCCCGCCTCTGCccttgcctgtgtccctgctctgCCCAGCACGGGGCCGGGCTCTGCCTCTGTGGCCCCTGCTGTGGCCCCGCCGGCGCTGGGGACTCACGTTGATCTGCTCGGTGGGGAAGGCGCCAATGCCCACGCGTGTGGTGTAGGCCTTCACCACGCCGTACACCTCGCCTATGTTCTGGGGGGGGATGCCCAGGCCCGTGCACACGCCGCCCACGGTGCAGTTGGATGACGTCACAAAGGGGTAGGTCCCTGCAAGACAGAGCCGTCAGGGGCGCCTGCCACCCCTGCAGAGCAGCCCGGCCCAGGGCTCCGGCTTGGCAGAGGGCAGCGTCTGGGTCGGCCTCCTGCACGTCCCCTCGGCGGGTCTCCAGGGCGAGTGACCCAAGGGACCCTCCCGGGGGAGTGACCTGTGTGGGCACCGTGCGTCGGGCCGCGGTGGCCCACGTAGGAGTCTGCAGGGGAATAGAGACAGAGGGTTGCCCCCGGCTCGGAGGGTGGGCGCTTCCCCTGCCTGTACGAGGTGGCCTTGGGGCTGGTGTGGCCGTGGGGTCAGGACGGGACGTGCTGAGGGCCCACAGCTCTGGCCGCTCCCCTCCCGTCTAGGCCAGCTCTGTcgcctgccccctcccagctGAAGCATGAGGACGACGGGCAGCAGCGTGGCCCCGGAAGGCAGCCCCGGCAGGCAGCAGAGGGGGGATCGCGGGAGCAGCCGGGCCGGGCACCTACCGAAGTCAATATCAAGGAGGGCCGCGTTGGCACCTTCCACCAGGATTTTTTTTGGGGTGCCGTGGAGCGCCTCATACATAAAGTAGACACCGTCTCGGACCATGGGTCGGATCCGCTCTGCAAAGCCctgtggggaggcagaggaggctgcGGTGGGGCCAGGCCACGGCCCCCCACTCTGGGCCCTCCTGACGGCCGGACGCCCGGCACATTCCCTTCCCGCAAGGGGCCTGGCCTGCAAGCCTGTCCCGAGACCTGAGCCACCCCGGCCCCTCTGGGCGTCGTCTGTGACGCTCGCACCGGCCCCTCCTGCGGCCAAGGGCTGAGCTGCATCCCCCCGCCCCGATCTGTAGAAGTCCtgaccgcccccccacccccctgcacctCAGAACGTGACTGTTTGGAGACAGGCCTTTATAACAAGGGGGTTACACTGAGGTCACTACGTGGGCCCCCATCCAGTGGCTGGCATCTTCACTGGCCTTGTTCACAGCGCCCGAGAGCCAGGAGCCCAGCTTTGGAAACTTCCGGAAGGGCTCTGAGCTCTCCTATCGTGGCCCTGACCCAGTGCTGCCCCTGTGTGAGTCAGCCAGGCCCCAGCCTCTTTCCCCAGCACATCCTGGGAAACATCCCCTGTGGGAAAGTGGGGGGCCTGAGGgtcccctgcccctggggaggcACCCTCCTGCCCTCACTGGCATGAGCTTGCACAGGGGGCCTGTGGTTGCCAAGAGGGCCGGCCGCTCCATAGCAGTGCCCAGGACAGTGCACCCCCCGAGTGTTCCCTGGGCTGCTGTGCCCCCGCCATGCCCCCCGACACCATGCCATGCCCTCCTCCACcacgccccctgcctccccccacatccctccctcccccaccacgcCAGCACCCCTATCTACCTTGAGCTTTTTGAGTTGCCCCTCGACGTCCACTTCCAGGCTGGGGAACATGGACTGGTGCTGGCGGGCCAGGTTCTTGAATCTGCGGGGGCGACAGTGACTGCGACCCCTCACCCCGCCTGGGTGACTGCGCCCTCAGCACTAGCCACGGTCCCCCCTGGGGCTGCGGCCGGCTCAGGTACCTGGTGGAAAATTCATCAAAGTCCGACAGGAGGTCGCAGACGCGGAGGCCCGTGCGGGCAGCTTTGGAGGAGTAGGCGGGTCCGATCCCCTTCCTGGTGGTGCCGATACTGCAAGACGGGGCGGCCGTGAGCCTGGGGGGGGTCTGGGGGGGCTGATATGCAAGACGGGGCTGGGAAGGAGCCGGTCGCTCAGGGCCCTGGGCTAGCACCCCACTGCCTGTTTGCACCCCTCGAAAATGAGGTTGAGCTGGAGGGGCCCTCCCGGGCAGTACCCCGGCAGTCTGGGGGTGCTGAGAGCCCACTGGCCCTTCCAGTGGCTGGCTGTCAGGGATCGGGGCCTGGGGCCCCCACAGGTGGTTGTGGGCCAGCCCTAACCCTGCCGTCATTTGGGACCTGGGGCTCTGAGACCTCCGGTCTGCGTCaggcccccctgcccctggccgGGCGGTGACGATGCTCTCTGCCCGCTGCTGCCTCCCGGGGGCTGGGTGTGCTGGCCATGCCCACCGTACCCACTGCCCGCCACCGCCCTGGCCCCGGGCTCAGGGAGTGGCCGCTCGGGACTGCCCCCGGCCGTCCTGTGGACGAGTGTGTGCGTACCTGTGTGCACAGGGTGTGAGTGCGTGCACACATGCGGCCAGTGAGAGTGTCACTTGATGGGGCAGGACGGCCacagcctctccctgccctggcGTGGAGAACCAGTCCCACGCACGTTCTCATGCATATCTTTGGAGGACAAAGGAATGGGCGTGGGTGCTGGTGGGGCCCTGGTGGCGCTGTGGcccgtgtgtgtgcgtgtgtgtgtgtgtgtgtgtgtgtgtggtcaggcTGGGCTGGGATGCCCGCGGTCGTGCTGGCTTCGGGTGGACCCCGCTCCCCTCTGGGCACACCCCAGAGCTCCCAGACTGGAAAGCCACCGAGATACTCACTTCTTCCCCTCCTGGGCTTGCCGCTGCACTTCCTGCAGCCCGTCCACCGCCTGGTGAAAGTCAAACACTGCGCGGCCAGGCGAGGGGCCCCAGCGGGAGACAGACACAGGGTTACGGGGCTCCCCTGCGCTCGCCCGGGCCGCCCGGCCAAGTGGCCCCATTTGGAAGGGGACTAGAACCGCCTGTGCCCAGCGCAGTCTCACAGGGGACCGTGAGCCCTTgggcctgttctccctctgccgagGGGACCGTGATCCCAACCCCCTGCCCGCTCTGAAGGTTCTGAGAAGGCCCCGTGGAGCTGCGTGGGCTCCGCAGGTGGCGGGCCACGGTGGGGGGGTCGCGCGGCAGGTGGTGGCACCCGGCCTGCACCCGGCCCGGGCGTGCTTACCGAGGTGGGCGCGGTCCGAGATGACCAGCCTCTTCTCCCAGTCCTTCAGACCTGCGGGCACGCGGCACGCGGTCAGCCGTCACGGCCAGAGGGCCAGGCTGGCCCCGCTCCCCGCCACCCCCGGGCAAGAGGTCGCCCCGGCTATCTCCCCCTGCAGAGGGCCCGGAGTCTCCCCCAGGCCGCCCCACCTCTCCCCGCGGGGCCTCTGTCCTGGCACGTCCCGGGCTCGTGTCCAGGCTCAGGCTCCCCATGGCTCCTCTCGCTCCTGCCCTGAGCGCTCGGGCCCCGAGGCCGAGGCCCGCTTCCCCCTCGGACCCCGTCAGGGCGTCAGGGcggctgcctctgcctctcaacGCCCTGGCCCGTGGCCTCGGCCACTGCCtgtccccaggagcccccaggagccGCATCCTTCCCTGGAGGCGGGGCCGGCCCAGCGGTCCCCAGTCCTGGCCGGACATCAGGGTTTCCTGGGGAGCTTCATCAAATTCCAGGGCTTGCTGACTGTGAACCGCCTGGTGCCACACCTGTCCTGCGAGCTCCCGCAAACACTGAGCCCCACGGCCAGGGTCCGGGGCCTTGGGCTGCCCTGCTCTCCGCATCCTGGGCCAAGACCAGCTTTCTGCACAGCCAAAGCCCGCGGGAGGCGGGCGGGGCTTGGAGAGCTGGGGAAGGTGAccccgcccctgcctcccaggaccCACCCCAGGGGGGGCTCCCCAACACGCTGCTGGGGCCTCGCCCGGGCCAGGGAGCATGGGTGGGGACTCGGACCTacctttcttctcattcttttctgcttcttcGAACAAGCCTGGTAAGTGGACGACCACCCCGTTGCCTGCAACACAGCACAGGGGGGGCTGGAGCATATGGTGGCCGCCGGCCGCTTAGCTTCAAGGCCGCACGAAGCATGTGCCCCTCGCTCACAGCAGCCCTGTCCCCAGGCTGTGGGCGACCCAGGCCTCCAACCCGCGCGGGGACAGGTGAAGCACGGGGGCTCCAGCACACACTGGAACCCTGCTCAgcctaaaaaggaaggaaattctggcaccTGCCATGGCACGGATGGGCCTTGAGGACACGGTGCCGAGTGACAAGGCAGGTCACTGAAGGACACAGCCCTGTGTGACTCCACTCACAGGAGGTCCCTGGGGGAGTCGATGCACAGGGACAGGAAGCCGAGGATGCACCAGGGGGGTTAGTGTATAAAGGGGACGGAGCCTCAGGTTGGCgagatggaaggttctggagacgACAGTGGTGGTGGGTGCAAA
Coding sequences:
- the ADSS1 gene encoding adenylosuccinate synthetase isozyme 1 produces the protein MSGTRASNDRPPGTGGVKRGRLQQEAAATGSRVTVVLGAQWGDEGKGKVVDLLATDADIVSRCQGGNNAGHTVVVDGREYDFHLLPSGIINTKAVSFIGNGVVVHLPGLFEEAEKNEKKGLKDWEKRLVISDRAHLVFDFHQAVDGLQEVQRQAQEGKNIGTTRKGIGPAYSSKAARTGLRVCDLLSDFDEFSTRFKNLARQHQSMFPSLEVDVEGQLKKLKGFAERIRPMVRDGVYFMYEALHGTPKKILVEGANAALLDIDFGTYPFVTSSNCTVGGVCTGLGIPPQNIGEVYGVVKAYTTRVGIGAFPTEQINEIGDLLQSRGHEWGVTTGRKRRCGWLDLMILRYAHMVNGFTALALTKLDILDALDEVKVGVSYKLNGKRIPYFPANQEILQKVEVEYETLPGWKADTTGARKWEDLPPQAQNYIRFVENHIGVAVKWVGVGKSRDSMIQLF